In one window of Vallitalea okinawensis DNA:
- a CDS encoding MerR family transcriptional regulator has protein sequence MKIGQLSKTYTISVDNIRYYINLGLLVPEKKNTQYIFNDKDEEDLQVILHLKKLRFTLKEIHQILSIRRVSNLVDPKDIHDLIHLYEDKKEQILTEKSVLERIINDIDEDIHSLSMIHTSKEANKTGVPLQSLSYLCCPTCMVPLKFKNVEMNHQYIFEGDLFCDCGYSATIQDGIVLTQNKNTSLYDQPDLEREFYLDIPPSLVSLFQKSYNWMMDKFDMTTMKNKVILETHINAYFFMHKHIMDMDKDALYIVIDKFPEMISMYKKRIEYLNLDLNILYIADNSVQYPIKEHSIDLFIDYFSTNEHCFYNNTYLVPSIRRYFHNHTEVIGTYFYFDPFSKSITNLCDKYPEAYVNNFNKEYFKGSTEDAGFHIQDYNEIGFITKSGDNRAFSFHEDGERMHMFSYHSVKK, from the coding sequence TTGAAAATAGGGCAACTATCAAAAACATACACCATTTCGGTGGATAACATCCGTTACTATATTAATTTAGGATTATTAGTACCCGAAAAAAAGAATACACAATATATCTTCAATGATAAAGATGAAGAGGATCTCCAGGTTATACTTCATCTAAAAAAGCTTCGTTTTACACTTAAAGAGATCCATCAGATTCTGTCTATCAGAAGAGTATCTAACTTAGTAGATCCAAAAGATATACATGATCTTATCCACCTATATGAGGACAAAAAGGAACAAATACTAACTGAAAAAAGTGTTTTAGAACGAATTATTAACGATATTGATGAAGATATCCATTCTCTATCTATGATTCATACCAGTAAAGAAGCTAACAAAACCGGTGTACCACTTCAGAGTTTATCCTACCTCTGTTGTCCTACTTGCATGGTCCCATTAAAGTTTAAGAATGTAGAGATGAACCATCAATATATTTTTGAAGGTGATCTCTTTTGTGATTGTGGCTACAGTGCAACCATTCAAGATGGTATCGTATTAACACAAAATAAGAACACGAGCCTTTACGATCAGCCTGACTTGGAAAGAGAGTTTTACCTGGATATCCCCCCTTCATTGGTCAGCCTATTTCAAAAATCCTACAACTGGATGATGGATAAATTTGATATGACCACTATGAAAAATAAAGTTATTTTAGAGACACATATCAATGCCTATTTCTTTATGCATAAGCACATCATGGACATGGATAAAGATGCTTTATATATTGTTATAGATAAATTCCCCGAGATGATATCCATGTATAAGAAGCGGATTGAGTACTTAAACTTGGACTTAAACATTCTCTACATCGCTGATAACAGTGTACAGTACCCAATTAAAGAGCATAGCATTGACTTATTCATCGATTATTTCAGTACGAATGAACATTGCTTTTATAATAATACTTATTTAGTGCCATCCATCAGACGCTATTTTCATAACCATACTGAAGTCATTGGTACTTACTTTTATTTTGACCCTTTTTCTAAATCCATAACCAACCTTTGCGATAAGTACCCTGAAGCATACGTGAATAACTTTAATAAAGAGTATTTTAAGGGTTCAACTGAAGATGCTGGGTTTCATATTCAGGATTATAATGAAATTGGGTTTATTACGAAATCTGGTGATAACCGTGCTTTTAGTTTTCATGAGGACGGGGAGAGGATGCATATGTTCTCTTATCATAGTGTGAAGAAATAG
- a CDS encoding urocanate hydratase: protein MLNNLEIGGGMSIKLEFPEGLPAYPEFKEGCRRAPKREFTLTKDETELALKNALRYIPEEYHEELAPEFLEELLTKGRIYGYRFRPKGQLKGQPIDAYKGYCIEGKAFQVMIDNNLDFDIALYPYELVTYGETGRVCQNWMQYCLIKKYLEQLTTDQTLVIASGHPLGLFHSSPGSPRVMITNGLMVGMFDDYENFNRAAALGVANYGQMTAGGWMYIGPQGIVHGTYSTILNAGRLKLGIPEDSDLRGRLFVTSGLGGMSGAQGKAVEIANGVGIIAEVDYSRIQTRYEQGWVSEVAKTAEEAFRVATEYMEKEKPCAIAFHGNIVDLLEYADEKDIHIDLLSDQTSCHEVYNGGYCPQGITFEERTELLANDKKKFKELVNQTLKAHYNVIMSLSKKGTYFFDYGNSFMKAIYDSGIKEISKNGRNDKDGFIWPSYVEDILGPQLFDFGYGPFRWVCLSGKHDDLLKTDKAAMSCIDPDRRYQDRDNYIWIKDADKNKLVVGTQARILYQDALGRLRIALKFNEMVRRGEVGPIMLGRDHHDTGGTDSPFRETSNIKDGSNIMADTATHIFAGNAARGMSLVALHNGGGVGIGKAINGGFGMVLDGSKRVDEILKNSMPWDVMAGVARRAWARNENAVSTCVEYNELMKGQDHITLPYIPKDDLVRKLVEEKF from the coding sequence ATGTTAAATAATCTAGAGATTGGTGGAGGTATGTCCATTAAACTTGAGTTTCCGGAGGGTTTACCTGCATACCCAGAGTTTAAAGAAGGATGCCGTCGTGCTCCAAAGCGAGAGTTTACATTAACGAAGGACGAGACAGAATTAGCACTTAAGAATGCTTTGAGATATATTCCAGAAGAATACCATGAAGAATTAGCTCCTGAATTTTTAGAAGAATTACTAACTAAAGGACGTATATATGGCTACCGTTTTCGTCCAAAAGGTCAACTAAAAGGTCAACCAATCGATGCCTATAAAGGGTACTGTATTGAAGGGAAAGCTTTTCAAGTCATGATTGACAATAACTTGGATTTTGATATTGCATTATATCCTTATGAACTCGTTACTTATGGAGAAACAGGTCGTGTATGTCAAAACTGGATGCAATATTGTTTAATTAAAAAATACCTTGAACAGTTAACTACAGATCAAACATTAGTGATTGCATCAGGACATCCACTTGGATTATTTCATTCAAGTCCTGGGTCACCTCGTGTAATGATTACAAATGGATTAATGGTAGGTATGTTCGATGACTATGAAAACTTTAATCGAGCAGCTGCGTTAGGTGTAGCTAACTATGGTCAAATGACTGCAGGTGGTTGGATGTACATTGGACCTCAGGGGATTGTACATGGTACATACAGTACCATTCTGAACGCAGGCCGCTTAAAATTAGGCATACCAGAAGATAGTGATTTAAGAGGCAGACTCTTTGTTACATCAGGTCTTGGTGGCATGAGTGGTGCTCAAGGTAAAGCTGTTGAAATAGCAAATGGTGTAGGGATTATTGCGGAAGTTGACTACTCAAGAATCCAAACTCGCTATGAACAAGGTTGGGTAAGTGAGGTAGCTAAAACTGCAGAAGAAGCTTTTCGCGTAGCCACTGAATACATGGAAAAGGAAAAACCATGTGCTATCGCTTTCCATGGTAATATTGTAGATTTACTTGAATATGCAGATGAAAAAGATATTCACATTGATTTACTATCAGACCAAACTTCTTGTCACGAAGTTTACAATGGTGGTTACTGTCCACAAGGAATAACCTTTGAAGAGCGTACAGAATTATTAGCTAATGATAAGAAGAAGTTTAAAGAGTTAGTCAATCAAACTTTAAAAGCCCATTATAATGTGATCATGTCCCTTTCAAAGAAAGGCACTTATTTCTTTGATTATGGTAATTCTTTTATGAAGGCTATCTATGATTCAGGAATAAAAGAAATCTCCAAAAATGGACGTAATGATAAAGATGGTTTCATTTGGCCTTCTTATGTAGAAGATATCTTAGGACCTCAACTTTTTGACTTTGGTTATGGACCATTTAGATGGGTTTGTTTAAGTGGTAAGCACGATGACCTACTTAAGACAGATAAAGCAGCTATGTCCTGTATCGATCCAGATCGTCGTTATCAAGATAGAGACAATTATATTTGGATCAAGGATGCAGATAAAAATAAATTAGTTGTTGGTACACAAGCAAGAATTTTATATCAAGATGCTTTAGGTCGCTTACGTATAGCGCTGAAATTTAATGAAATGGTTAGACGTGGTGAGGTTGGACCTATTATGCTAGGTCGTGATCATCATGATACTGGTGGTACGGATTCACCCTTTAGAGAAACATCCAATATTAAAGATGGAAGTAACATCATGGCTGATACAGCTACTCATATTTTCGCTGGTAATGCCGCTAGAGGTATGAGTTTAGTAGCCCTTCATAATGGTGGTGGAGTTGGTATTGGTAAAGCCATCAATGGTGGTTTTGGTATGGTTCTCGATGGAAGTAAACGTGTGGATGAAATTCTTAAGAACTCAATGCCATGGGATGTTATGGCTGGTGTAGCAAGAAGAGCATGGGCGCGTAATGAAAATGCCGTGTCTACTTGTGTTGAGTATAATGAATTAATGAAAGGGCAAGATCACATCACGTTACCTTATATTCCAAAAGATGATTTAGTTAGGAAACTGGTAGAAGAAAAATTTTAA
- a CDS encoding FAD-dependent oxidoreductase, producing the protein MDYIKEYLKDVPVIKQVDLVIVGGGPAGVAAATTASELGIDTIIIEKNGFFGGSNVAGYSGTIGGLYSSSENNELEQIVYGFAGKFADLLREKGGILDKVPFGHTALSPHDPLMWKEVADQLIKNSGAKVLFHTLFVSPIMENNKIKGVIIENKDGRSAILADYFIDASGDGDLAARAGAPFVYGKEGVVQAMTMVFRLANVNWAKARNLSLEKVWELVEEADKTGKYNLPRKHPFIFPAPLGNQAIMNCTAIIAGDGRVLYPTVTEDLTYAEFNGRVQIREYERFVKDYVEGFEDAYVIDTAAQIGIRQGRSIECDYTLLNDDVVNAKKFDTAIARSAWPIEVHGGSAGVKVVNLDDDYYEIPFEVMLPKKVDNLLVVGRCISAEHEALASARVVAQCFEEGFAAGYAAHLCVKNKITPREVNVQKVRKFMIEKGSRL; encoded by the coding sequence ATGGATTATATTAAAGAATACTTAAAAGATGTTCCAGTTATAAAACAAGTTGATCTTGTCATTGTTGGAGGCGGACCAGCCGGCGTAGCAGCAGCCACAACTGCTTCAGAATTGGGTATAGACACAATTATTATTGAAAAAAATGGTTTTTTTGGCGGTTCAAATGTGGCGGGTTATTCAGGAACTATAGGGGGATTATATTCTTCTTCTGAAAATAATGAGCTTGAGCAAATTGTATATGGATTTGCAGGTAAGTTTGCCGATTTATTGAGAGAGAAAGGTGGCATTCTAGATAAAGTTCCTTTTGGTCATACAGCATTATCACCCCATGATCCGTTAATGTGGAAAGAAGTTGCTGATCAATTAATAAAGAACTCAGGAGCTAAGGTATTATTCCATACCTTATTTGTTAGTCCCATTATGGAAAATAACAAAATAAAAGGTGTCATTATTGAAAACAAAGACGGTAGATCAGCCATATTGGCAGACTATTTTATCGATGCTTCTGGTGATGGTGACTTGGCTGCTAGAGCGGGAGCGCCTTTCGTTTACGGAAAAGAAGGTGTGGTTCAAGCCATGACCATGGTATTTCGTTTGGCTAATGTGAATTGGGCAAAGGCAAGAAATTTATCCTTAGAAAAAGTTTGGGAACTGGTGGAGGAAGCTGATAAGACAGGAAAGTATAACTTACCTAGAAAACATCCTTTTATATTTCCAGCACCACTAGGCAATCAAGCAATTATGAATTGTACAGCCATAATTGCTGGAGACGGTAGAGTTCTATACCCAACTGTAACTGAGGATCTTACTTATGCTGAGTTCAATGGTAGAGTACAAATAAGAGAGTATGAAAGATTTGTTAAGGATTATGTAGAAGGGTTTGAAGATGCTTATGTCATTGATACAGCAGCACAAATTGGTATCAGGCAGGGTAGATCCATTGAATGTGATTATACATTATTAAATGATGATGTGGTTAACGCTAAGAAGTTTGATACAGCTATTGCAAGAAGTGCGTGGCCAATTGAAGTTCATGGTGGTAGCGCTGGTGTAAAAGTAGTGAATTTAGATGATGATTATTATGAAATACCTTTCGAAGTGATGCTTCCTAAAAAGGTTGATAATCTCTTAGTCGTTGGACGTTGTATATCTGCTGAGCATGAAGCATTGGCATCTGCAAGAGTTGTAGCACAGTGTTTCGAGGAAGGTTTTGCAGCAGGATACGCAGCACATCTTTGTGTTAAGAATAAAATTACTCCAAGAGAAGTTAATGTTCAAAAAGTACGTAAGTTCATGATTGAAAAGGGTAGCCGATTATAA
- the hutH gene encoding histidine ammonia-lyase gives MNLKTIYMDGNSLTLEDVIKVARNGIQVDLTDEAIQKVNKAREYVDKIVEEERVVYGITTGFGKFANVVISKDEVKQLQVSLIKSHACGVGQHFGEEVVRAVMLLRANTLAKGNSGIRLETLKTLISMLNKGVHPAIPEKGSLGASGDLAPLSHMVLVMFGEGEAYYEGQLMSGKEAMEKAGIQTIELMAKEGLALINGTQVLTAVGALTTYDAINLAKLADISSALSFEALNGITDALDHKVHEARGHVGQINCAKNLLQILEGSHLTTHQGDIRVQDAYTLRCLPQIHGASKDAINYVRDKVSIEINAVTDNPLIFSDDDQVISGGNFHGQPMALAFDFLGIAIAELANSCERRIERLVNPALSGLPAFLTEKGGLNSGFMIAQYSAASLVSENKVLAHPASVDSIPSSANQEDHVSMGTIAARKAKDILYNTSRVIAIELMASAQALEFSDPTNLGEGTKVAYELVRQEVAKLEEDRIMYVDINKCAELVDQNTIVKAVEEKIGELV, from the coding sequence ATGAACTTGAAAACAATTTATATGGATGGGAACAGCTTAACCTTAGAAGATGTCATCAAGGTTGCTCGTAATGGTATTCAAGTAGATTTAACGGATGAAGCCATTCAAAAGGTTAACAAAGCAAGAGAATATGTAGACAAAATAGTTGAAGAAGAACGAGTTGTATATGGTATTACTACAGGTTTTGGTAAGTTCGCTAACGTGGTCATCTCCAAAGATGAAGTAAAACAATTACAGGTGAGCTTAATCAAGAGTCATGCATGTGGAGTGGGGCAACATTTTGGGGAAGAGGTTGTTAGAGCTGTCATGTTATTACGAGCAAATACCTTAGCTAAGGGTAATTCAGGTATTCGCTTAGAGACATTAAAAACCTTGATTAGTATGTTAAACAAAGGTGTGCATCCAGCTATTCCTGAAAAAGGATCATTAGGTGCTAGTGGTGACTTAGCTCCTCTATCACATATGGTACTTGTTATGTTTGGAGAAGGTGAAGCTTATTATGAAGGACAGCTTATGTCTGGTAAAGAGGCTATGGAGAAAGCTGGTATTCAGACCATTGAATTAATGGCTAAAGAAGGTCTAGCCCTTATTAATGGTACTCAAGTATTAACGGCAGTAGGTGCATTAACAACCTATGATGCCATTAACCTAGCTAAACTTGCTGATATTTCATCAGCTCTTTCATTTGAAGCTCTCAATGGTATTACTGACGCATTAGATCATAAGGTTCATGAAGCTAGAGGTCATGTTGGGCAAATCAATTGTGCCAAGAACCTTCTTCAAATCTTGGAAGGTAGCCACTTAACAACACATCAAGGTGATATACGTGTTCAAGATGCTTATACATTAAGATGTTTACCACAGATACATGGTGCCAGTAAAGATGCCATTAACTATGTACGTGATAAAGTAAGTATTGAAATCAATGCAGTAACAGATAATCCCCTTATTTTTAGTGATGATGATCAGGTCATCTCTGGTGGTAACTTCCACGGTCAGCCAATGGCGCTAGCATTTGATTTCCTAGGCATAGCCATTGCTGAGTTAGCTAACTCTTGTGAAAGACGCATCGAACGACTTGTTAATCCGGCACTCAGTGGTTTGCCAGCTTTCTTAACAGAAAAAGGTGGACTAAACTCCGGCTTTATGATTGCTCAATACTCAGCAGCATCTTTAGTATCCGAAAATAAAGTACTCGCTCATCCAGCCAGTGTTGATTCTATACCCTCCTCTGCGAATCAAGAGGATCATGTAAGTATGGGTACTATTGCTGCAAGAAAAGCTAAAGATATACTTTATAATACTTCAAGGGTAATAGCTATCGAGTTAATGGCATCAGCTCAAGCTCTTGAATTTAGTGATCCAACTAATTTAGGAGAAGGAACTAAGGTTGCCTATGAATTAGTACGACAAGAAGTTGCTAAACTAGAAGAAGACAGAATCATGTATGTGGATATCAATAAATGCGCAGAGCTTGTTGATCAGAATACAATCGTCAAAGCAGTAGAAGAGAAGATTGGTGAATTAGTATAA